TGCCGATGGTGGTGGCCGCACTGGTCATAGTAACCACAACCAAGGCAACAAAAAAAGTAGCCAGCGCACTCTGCAGAGCTACTCTCGTGTGTTGTTTTATTTTCATATGCATTTGGTTAAGCATAGTTTAGCTTTAAGCGTTTTAATAAAATTGTGGATAAATATTTTTATCCATATCCAGTATACCATATTCTTGACAGTCAAGTGAAAAGTTATCCACATAGTGAACAAATTAAGTCCAAGCGCACTCAAGCTTTACAAAATGCAAAAAATTGGGTAGATTAGTGATGTTGTATGACTGAAAAATTCCGACAATTTATCCTGTTTTTGGGGGATATTGCACTTCTTTATGCCTCTCTGTTCCTGGCGCTCTCCGCAAGAAACCAGTCCATTATCTCGGGCCAAGACTGGTCAAGCCACTGGCCCGTGTTTTCCATTGCCTTTGCCATTTGGATCATTATCTTCTATATCACCGGGGTCTATGACCTCAACAACATCAGGAACGATTTGCGGTTCTACGCCACCGCGAGCCAGGCCATGGGAGTCAATATCCTGCTTGCTATTGCCTTTTTCTACGTTCTCCCGCAGGCCCAATTGGCCCCTAAAACGATTCTGGTGCTGAATGGAGTGTTGTTCTTTGTCCTGTTCGTGGGCTGGCGCCAGCTCGCGCATAGGTGGATTTCCAAAACCGCGCTCAAGCGCAATGTGCTCATTATCGGGGAGGGCGCCATTGCCCGGGAACTCACCGAGCTTCTGGACCACAACCCGCAGTTCGGGTACCAGATTGCGGCGATTTTGAACCACAACGCAAACGACCACCACGGGAACCTCGCGGACTACCGCGACCCGGGCCAGCTCTCCGGAGTGCTCGCTCATCACCGCATCTCGGTTGTGGTGCTGGATAGCGAAGGCCGGAAATCAAAACAGCTCATCGCTAACCTCTACCGCCACTTGGGCGAACCTTTGGAATTTATCGCCCTGGACCGGTTCTACGAGGCAATCGCCAAGCGCATTTCCCTGGATACCATAGACCAGTTCTGGTTCCTGGAAAACCTCCAGGAGGGCAAAAAACGGCTCTACGACCTTGGAAAACGCACGGTTGATATGGTTGCCGCGGCAATCGGCCTTGTGTTCGGTATTGCCTTGATTCCGCTCATAGGCCTCATTATTTTGATATTCCACGGCAGGCCCGTCTTTTTCACACAGACGCGCCTGGGTAAAAACGCAAAACCATTCCGGGCCATCAAATTCAGGACCATGGTCCCAGACGCGGAAAAGCACGGCCCCCAGCTCGCGGTAAAAGACGACAGCCGCGTCACTAGGCTCGGCAGAATCCTGCGCAAGAGCAGGCTGGACGAAATTCCGCAGCTGTTTAATATTTTCAAGGGCGAAATGAGCTTTGTGGGCCCTAGGCCGGAGCGGCCTGAATTCGTGGAACAACTGGAACGGGACGTGCCGTTTTACCGCGAACGTTTGCTTGTAAAACCGGGCTTGACTGGCTGGGACCAAATCTCCGGGGAATACCACTCCGCAAGCCGGCCTGACTCCTTGAAAAAGCTTCAGTACGATCTGTACTACATCAAAAACCGTTCTCTATTCCTGGATATCACCATCATCCTTAAAACCATTAAAACCGTGCTCGCCGGAGCCGGGCGCTAACCTATGGCTGGACAACCACGCGTTTTATTCTGCACCGGCGTGTTTCCGCCCGCAATCGGCGGACCAGGTAAAATTGTTGAACAATTGGCTGGTGCGCTCTCGGGAAATGGATACGAATGCCGTGTATTGACGTTTGGCAGGGATGATGGAGCGAGCCAGCCGTATGACGTCAATCGGATACCACTCGCAATCCCCCAACCCTTGCGATTAATGATGACACTGTTTAAGACGCTTTGGCTTGGCCGACGCGCTGACATCATCTATTCCCTGGATACGTACTCAAGCGGCTTTGCCGCCGCAATCGCATCACAAATACTCCGCAAACCTTTGATTCAGCGGTTCAGCGGAGACTCGGCCTGGGAAAGCGCCTTTAATGCCGGAGAGACGGATGATGATATAGCCACATTCCAGAACAGGCCCCATGGCGTGAGGACGAAACTATTGATGTGGCGTAGGAATTTTGTTCTCAAAACAGCGCGGACAATTATTACGGACAGTGAATTCCTCAAAAATTTCCTCCAAACAATCGGGATTGATGCAAGCAAGGTGATAGTCATCCGAAATCCGGTTGAAGCGCAATCCTCTTTTGACTTTGACAGAGAAGCTTTCAAACAAGAACATGGCTTCAAGCAAAACGTCATACTGACCATGGCGCGTCTGGTTCCTTGGAAAGGAATTTCTGCTCTAATTGAGAGCATGCCTGATATTCTTGCCAGCCACCCGGACACAACACTGGTTATCGCAGGCGTTGGCCCGAGCGAACAGGAGCTTAAAAAATTGGTAAATGACCAAAAGATTGGTAATTCTGTTTTATTCCTTGGGAACGTGACAGATAGGCAAGAAAAGCAGAAGCTGTACGCCGCAACTGACGTATTCGTGCTCAACACGTTCTACGAAAGCATGTCCAATGTGTTGCTTGAAGCAATGGCAGCGGGTCGCGCGATTGTGACAACCCGGGCAGGCGGCAATCCGGAATTTGTGAATGATGAGAATGGCATGCTCGTGCGCTATAATGATAATGTCCAGATGACAAGCGCCATCGCAAATCTCCTGGATGATGCGGCGCTTCGGCAAAAGCTCGGCCAACAAGCCCGCCAGACGGTCCAGCAGTTCACTGTGGAAAATTTTGTAAATGAGAATACTAAAATTTTAACAGGTGTGCAGGGTGTGTAAATTTTGAAACGAGAATGCATGGAGCCCGCCGAATCGGCGGGCGACCCTTCGGAGTTGAAAAATTTATACACCCGAACACCCTGCAAAATCCCATTCATATGACCATCTTAATCACCGGCTGCGCCGGATTCAT
This sequence is a window from Parcubacteria group bacterium. Protein-coding genes within it:
- a CDS encoding glycosyltransferase family 4 protein: MAGQPRVLFCTGVFPPAIGGPGKIVEQLAGALSGNGYECRVLTFGRDDGASQPYDVNRIPLAIPQPLRLMMTLFKTLWLGRRADIIYSLDTYSSGFAAAIASQILRKPLIQRFSGDSAWESAFNAGETDDDIATFQNRPHGVRTKLLMWRRNFVLKTARTIITDSEFLKNFLQTIGIDASKVIVIRNPVEAQSSFDFDREAFKQEHGFKQNVILTMARLVPWKGISALIESMPDILASHPDTTLVIAGVGPSEQELKKLVNDQKIGNSVLFLGNVTDRQEKQKLYAATDVFVLNTFYESMSNVLLEAMAAGRAIVTTRAGGNPEFVNDENGMLVRYNDNVQMTSAIANLLDDAALRQKLGQQARQTVQQFTVENFVNENTKILTGVQGV
- a CDS encoding sugar transferase, encoding MTEKFRQFILFLGDIALLYASLFLALSARNQSIISGQDWSSHWPVFSIAFAIWIIIFYITGVYDLNNIRNDLRFYATASQAMGVNILLAIAFFYVLPQAQLAPKTILVLNGVLFFVLFVGWRQLAHRWISKTALKRNVLIIGEGAIARELTELLDHNPQFGYQIAAILNHNANDHHGNLADYRDPGQLSGVLAHHRISVVVLDSEGRKSKQLIANLYRHLGEPLEFIALDRFYEAIAKRISLDTIDQFWFLENLQEGKKRLYDLGKRTVDMVAAAIGLVFGIALIPLIGLIILIFHGRPVFFTQTRLGKNAKPFRAIKFRTMVPDAEKHGPQLAVKDDSRVTRLGRILRKSRLDEIPQLFNIFKGEMSFVGPRPERPEFVEQLERDVPFYRERLLVKPGLTGWDQISGEYHSASRPDSLKKLQYDLYYIKNRSLFLDITIILKTIKTVLAGAGR